One part of the Sorangiineae bacterium MSr11954 genome encodes these proteins:
- a CDS encoding carboxypeptidase-like regulatory domain-containing protein, translating to MSSATTVRDARAGWRLCDRYGNVLVLPARAAPEADLSLGERFLLTESDLLYWLSDPLERGVVLDVYEALRGASGWSGFGGDIAGIDAQVVRTILRAVDMGELLVLRPPPPRFQARTAKEAPERPRQEPVTEDWVGLRIVDQNGRPVPGVQYRITLASGATIEGEVDSNGKARIEGLSPGPCSIACPDLDGRAWDLDARG from the coding sequence ATGAGCTCCGCCACCACGGTGCGCGACGCCCGCGCAGGCTGGCGATTGTGCGATCGCTACGGGAACGTGCTCGTTCTTCCGGCGCGCGCCGCGCCCGAGGCGGATCTGTCGTTGGGGGAACGATTTCTGCTGACCGAATCCGATCTCCTGTATTGGTTATCGGACCCGCTGGAGCGTGGGGTCGTCCTCGATGTGTACGAAGCGCTCCGCGGCGCTTCGGGGTGGAGCGGGTTCGGCGGGGACATCGCGGGCATCGACGCGCAGGTGGTCCGCACGATCCTGCGCGCGGTCGATATGGGCGAGCTCCTCGTGCTGCGCCCGCCGCCGCCACGATTCCAAGCGCGAACCGCGAAGGAGGCCCCCGAGCGCCCGCGCCAAGAACCCGTCACGGAAGATTGGGTCGGGCTTCGCATCGTGGACCAGAATGGCCGCCCCGTGCCCGGCGTCCAATACCGCATCACCCTCGCGAGCGGCGCCACGATCGAAGGCGAGGTCGATTCCAACGGCAAAGCGCGCATCGAGGGTCTCTCCCCGGGGCCATGCTCCATCGCGTGCCCCGATCTCGACGGGCGGGCTTGGGATTTGGACGCCCGAGGGTAG